In Balearica regulorum gibbericeps isolate bBalReg1 chromosome 14, bBalReg1.pri, whole genome shotgun sequence, one genomic interval encodes:
- the CDHR2 gene encoding cadherin-related family member 2 isoform X1: protein MAWRSLVLLPFLLATVSGNTAPFFNMTFVYVPEDLGLGEHAFQLTAIDIDGDPLTYSISGSDAFYFSVNAQTGNVTLKNSLDRELQPKLTIIVGVSDGINAEVSRKLTIIVEDRNDNAPVFQGLPYEASIPENLTLKSIIYTVFANDSDTGNAAKVSYSIEEVIPDSMKNRWLFYIQPNGDVVLNGSLDYAKNTFYQLKILAKDGGGMLHNMLTFQQSSTYLTLIILDVPNLDPRFLNEPYSGSVPENCPLGTTVLTITAMDRDTGVNDEISYSITNVSVPFAINAETGTITVSGTLDREQLPSEEVLLEIMAREKHLDIHNKVAQASTLVTVTVTDVNDNKPQFYDCSLPSCNFSTSAQNNFRGNIIEHSSSRLPVSNLSIVAHDPDKGINSNYELHLQGLNASAFTVSPTRIVGTGEVQLLVQDPSSVDYEISHVMMVQIIANDTGNPKDCCSTATVTIDLIDSNDHIPEFPQSTYNLSVMENSPAGTIISPNITAYDPDSGVLGQITYQLLPESIRKIFTVNATTGAVLVENGSFLDRETRSIYYANLQAKDGGNLVGTTVLEITVLDENDMTPIITGSYFISVQEGQHVRTQIQAIDNDEPGNRNSELGFQILPGPFSNNFTINVTTGEMHSKEPLDREALEDEQGQMVVTVEVYDHGVPPLNTSVNVTITVGDVNDNAPMFLNQSYEFSVFEDSPGFLVGEVEATDADRTEMNFRISFLLQRGSGSSNFLIRSSYLGPGHYGGQLSVDPDMSLDYDTLQQKFFSLVVLAENTAADNMGDTASVSVVVHILDINDEPPTVLPASLQDIDVSENGTQQGLLHTLIASDPDTNHSLVFEELAVACFKGTSSAGEVCWDWFVLAPNGSVLVNSLDIDYELCDTVVLTLRAEDLYTEKGNRYSRNETLRILITDVNDNTPVFLPILETFVVVPEISPVDLQVATVKATDADSELNGAIVFSIISVVLVEDNGVSRPFENLFKVITTLKTDSYVGSIQVASNLDSSLKGQYQVTVEARDRQPPEHTAQTVLNIFAVDQSYRIRLQFVTTVDEVQSNSENIKAALTTVTKAGVYVVAIQRVEDTRASQVEAKSVMEAYFVYSNGTALDVNQLSVLIQSDPLVLAELVNLGLAVIGPGEVTKPTRETELIGIIAGLAAFLLIFILIMTLVLVLTTRSYKRKLSAMKALKVATTFSPATVQQGAGIPGTNQYNTEGANPMLNVSLDPSHDLGFHEDSNSVGSMNSLDENAVNAPGDDDLNEKQGKVQLTDPTDEEVLVAALNLKEPTKTAYINNTFTTTDL, encoded by the exons GTCTCCAGAAAACTCACGATCATCGTGGAAGATCGTAACGACAACGCCCCAGTCTTCCAGGGCCTGCCGTACGAAGCCTCCATCCCTGAG AACTTGACACTCAAAAGCATCATCTACACCGTGTTTGCCAACGACAGCGACACCGGGAACGCTGCCAAAGTCAGCTACAGCATCGAGGAG gTGATCCCAGACAGCATGAAGAATCGCTGGCTCTTCTACATCCAGCCCAACGGGGACGTGGTGCTCAATGGCTCACTGGACTATGCCAAGAACACCTTCTACCAGCTTAAGATCCTTGCCAAG gatGGTGGGGGGATGCTGCACAACATGTTGACCTTCCAGCAGAGTTCAACCTACCTGACCCTGATCATCCTTGATGTGCCCAACCTGGACCCACGGTTCCTCAATGAGCCCTACTCTGGCTCTGTGCCCGAGAACTGTCCCCTG GGCACCACTGTGCTGACCATCACCGCCATGGACAGAGACACAGGGGTGAATGACGAAATCTCCTACAGCATCACCA ATGTCAGCGTCCCCTTTGCTATCAATGCTGAGACGGGCACCATCACTGTGAGTGGGACCCTGGACCGTGAGCAGCTGCCAAGTGAGGAGGTGCTGCTGGAAATCATG GCACGTGAGAAGCACCTGGACATCCACAACAAGGTGGCCCAGGCTAGCACCCTGGTGACAGTCACAGTGACTGATGTCAATGACAACAAGCCCCAGTTCTACGactgctccctccccagctgcaacTTCTCCACCAGTGCCCAGAACAACTTCAGGGGCAACATCATAGAGCACTCCTCCTCCAGACTGCCCGTGTCCAACCTCAGCATCGTTGCCCACGACCCGGACAAG GGCATCAACAGCAACTATGAGTTGCACCTGCAGGGTCTGAATGCCAGCGCCTTCACTGTCTCCCCCACAAGAATTGTGGGCACAGGGGAGGTCCAGCTCCTGGTGCAAGACCCATCCTCTGTGGACTACGAGATAAGCCATGTCATGATGGTGCAG ATCATTGCTAATGATACAGGAAACCCCAAGGACTGCTGCTCCACAGCCACCGTGACCATCGATCTCATTGACAGCAATGACCATATCCCCGAGTTCCCCCAGAGCACCTACAACCTGAGCGTGATGGAGAACAGCCCTGCTGGCACCATCATCTCCCCAAACATCACG GCCTACGATCCAGACAGCGGTGTCCTGGGCCAGATCACCTACCAGCTGCTACCGGAGAGCAT CCGTAAAATCTTCACGGTGAATGCCACGACCGGGGCAGTGCTGGTGGAGAATGGGAGCTTTCTGGACCGGGAGACTCGCTCCATCTACTACGCCAACCTCCAGGCCAAGGATGGAGGCAACCTGGTGGGCACCACCGTGCTGGAGATCACCGTGCTGGATGAGAACGACATGACGCCCATCATCACCGGCTCCTACTTCATCTCAGTGCAAGAGGGGCAGCACGTCAGAACGCAGATCCAG GCCATTGACAACGATGAACCTGGCAACCGCAACAGCGAGTTGGGCTTCCAGATCTTGCCAGGACCATTCAGCAACAACTTCACCATCAACGTGACCACTGGTGAGATGCACAGCAAGGAGCCACTGGACCGCGAGGCCTTGGAAGATGAGCAGGGGCAGATGGTGGTGACAGTGGAGGTGTACGACCATGGTGTGCCACCACTCAACACCTCGGTGAACGTCACCATCACTGTGGGG GACGTGAATGACAACGCACCCATGTTCCTCAACCAGTCCTATGAATTCTCAGTCTTTGAAGACTCTCCAG GGTTCCTCGTGGGTGAGGTGGAGGCCACAGATGCTGACCGGACGGAGATGAACTTCCGCATTTCCTTCCTACTTCAGAGGGGCAGTGGCTCCAGCAACTTCTTGATCCGCTCTTCCTACCTGGGGCCAGGGCACTATGGTGGGCAGCTGTCCGTGGACCCCGACATGTCCCTGGACTATGACACCCTGCAGCAGAAGTTCTTCTCCTTGGTGGTGCTGGCAGAGAACACAGCCGCGGACAACATGGGGGACACTGCCAGTGTCTCAGTGGTGGTCCACATCCTAGACATCAACGATGAGCCCCCCACTGTCCTGCCAGCCTCACTGCAGGACATCGATGTGAGTGAGAACGGCACACAGCAGGGTCTGCTCCACACACTGATCGCCTCTGACCCAGACACCAACCACTCGCTGGTCTTTGAGGAGCTGGCGGTCGCCTGCTTCAAGGGGACGAGCAGCGCTGGGGAGGTGTGCTGGGACTGGTTTGTGCTGGCACCCAACGGCTCAGTGCTGGTGAACAGCTTGGACATTGACTATGAGCTGTGTGACACGGTGGTGCTCACGCTGCGGGCTGAAGACCTGTACACCGAGAAAGGCAACCGCTACAGCCGGAATG AAACCCTGAGGATCCTCATCACGGATGTGAATGACAACACACCGGTCTTCCTGCCCATCTTGGAGACCTTTG TGGTTGTCCCTGAAATCTCTCCTGTGGATCTGCAAGTAGCTACTGTGAAG GCCACGGATGCTGACTCTGAGCTGAACGGAGCCATCGTCTTCTCCATTATCAGTGTGGTGCTCGTGGAGGACAATGGGGTCAGCCGGCCCTTTGAGAACCTCTTCAAGGTGATAACAACGCTCAAGACGGACAGCTACGTCGGGAGCATCCA GGTGGCCAGCAACCTCGATAGCTCGCTGAAGGGACAGTACCAGGTGACGGTGGAGGCTCGGGACAGACAGCCACCAGAACACACAGCACAGACCGTGCTGAAC ATCTTTGCGGTGGATCAGAGCTACCGCATTCGCCTCCAGTTCGTGACAACAGTGGATGAAGTCCAGAGTAACTCCGAAAATATCAAAGC GGCCCTGACCACCGTGACCAAGGCAGGGGTCTATGTGGTGGCCATCCAGCGCGTGGAGGACACCCGTGCCTCTCA GGTGGAAGCCAAGTCGGTGATGGAGGCGTACTTCGTCTACAGCAATGGCACTGCCCTGGACGTCAACCAGCTGAGTGT GCTCATACAGTCTGACCCGCTGGTCCTGGCTGAGCTGGTGAACCTGGGCCTGGCCGTCATC GGCCCCGGGGAGGTGACAAAGCCCACCAGGGAGACAGAGCTGATCGGCATCATCGCTGGGCTGGCAGCGTTCCTGCTCATCTTCATCCTCATCATGACGCTGGTCTTGGTTCTCACCACCAGAAG CTACAAGAGGAAACTGAGTGCGATGAAGGCTCTCAAGGTGGCCACAACATTCAGCCCTGCCACAgtgcagcagggagctggcatCCCCGGGACCAACCAGTACAATACAGAGGG GGCCAACCCCATGCTGAACGTCTCGCTCGATCCCTCCCATGACCTGGGCTTCCACGAGGACTCCAACTCCGTGGGCAG CATGAATTCCCTGGATGAAAACGCAGTAAATGCACCTGGGGATGATGACCTCAATGAAAAG cagggcaaAGTGCAGCTGACAGACCCCACCGATGAGGAGGTGCTGGTGGCCGCCCTGAACTTGAAGGAGCCCACCAAAACAGCGTACATCAACAACACCTTCACCACCACAGACTTGTGA
- the CDHR2 gene encoding cadherin-related family member 2 isoform X3, whose amino-acid sequence MAHWTMPRTPSTSLRSLPRWGPAGPGAQVCQSSTYLTLIILDVPNLDPRFLNEPYSGSVPENCPLGTTVLTITAMDRDTGVNDEISYSITNVSVPFAINAETGTITVSGTLDREQLPSEEVLLEIMAREKHLDIHNKVAQASTLVTVTVTDVNDNKPQFYDCSLPSCNFSTSAQNNFRGNIIEHSSSRLPVSNLSIVAHDPDKGINSNYELHLQGLNASAFTVSPTRIVGTGEVQLLVQDPSSVDYEISHVMMVQIIANDTGNPKDCCSTATVTIDLIDSNDHIPEFPQSTYNLSVMENSPAGTIISPNITAYDPDSGVLGQITYQLLPESIRKIFTVNATTGAVLVENGSFLDRETRSIYYANLQAKDGGNLVGTTVLEITVLDENDMTPIITGSYFISVQEGQHVRTQIQAIDNDEPGNRNSELGFQILPGPFSNNFTINVTTGEMHSKEPLDREALEDEQGQMVVTVEVYDHGVPPLNTSVNVTITVGDVNDNAPMFLNQSYEFSVFEDSPGFLVGEVEATDADRTEMNFRISFLLQRGSGSSNFLIRSSYLGPGHYGGQLSVDPDMSLDYDTLQQKFFSLVVLAENTAADNMGDTASVSVVVHILDINDEPPTVLPASLQDIDVSENGTQQGLLHTLIASDPDTNHSLVFEELAVACFKGTSSAGEVCWDWFVLAPNGSVLVNSLDIDYELCDTVVLTLRAEDLYTEKGNRYSRNETLRILITDVNDNTPVFLPILETFVVVPEISPVDLQVATVKATDADSELNGAIVFSIISVVLVEDNGVSRPFENLFKVITTLKTDSYVGSIQVASNLDSSLKGQYQVTVEARDRQPPEHTAQTVLNIFAVDQSYRIRLQFVTTVDEVQSNSENIKAALTTVTKAGVYVVAIQRVEDTRASQVEAKSVMEAYFVYSNGTALDVNQLSVLIQSDPLVLAELVNLGLAVIGPGEVTKPTRETELIGIIAGLAAFLLIFILIMTLVLVLTTRSYKRKLSAMKALKVATTFSPATVQQGAGIPGTNQYNTEGANPMLNVSLDPSHDLGFHEDSNSVGSMNSLDENAVNAPGDDDLNEKQGKVQLTDPTDEEVLVAALNLKEPTKTAYINNTFTTTDL is encoded by the exons ATGGCTCACTGGACTATGCCAAGAACACCTTCTACCAGCTTAAGATCCTTGCCAAGGTGGGGGCCAGCCGGGCCGGGGGCACAGGTCTGCCAG AGTTCAACCTACCTGACCCTGATCATCCTTGATGTGCCCAACCTGGACCCACGGTTCCTCAATGAGCCCTACTCTGGCTCTGTGCCCGAGAACTGTCCCCTG GGCACCACTGTGCTGACCATCACCGCCATGGACAGAGACACAGGGGTGAATGACGAAATCTCCTACAGCATCACCA ATGTCAGCGTCCCCTTTGCTATCAATGCTGAGACGGGCACCATCACTGTGAGTGGGACCCTGGACCGTGAGCAGCTGCCAAGTGAGGAGGTGCTGCTGGAAATCATG GCACGTGAGAAGCACCTGGACATCCACAACAAGGTGGCCCAGGCTAGCACCCTGGTGACAGTCACAGTGACTGATGTCAATGACAACAAGCCCCAGTTCTACGactgctccctccccagctgcaacTTCTCCACCAGTGCCCAGAACAACTTCAGGGGCAACATCATAGAGCACTCCTCCTCCAGACTGCCCGTGTCCAACCTCAGCATCGTTGCCCACGACCCGGACAAG GGCATCAACAGCAACTATGAGTTGCACCTGCAGGGTCTGAATGCCAGCGCCTTCACTGTCTCCCCCACAAGAATTGTGGGCACAGGGGAGGTCCAGCTCCTGGTGCAAGACCCATCCTCTGTGGACTACGAGATAAGCCATGTCATGATGGTGCAG ATCATTGCTAATGATACAGGAAACCCCAAGGACTGCTGCTCCACAGCCACCGTGACCATCGATCTCATTGACAGCAATGACCATATCCCCGAGTTCCCCCAGAGCACCTACAACCTGAGCGTGATGGAGAACAGCCCTGCTGGCACCATCATCTCCCCAAACATCACG GCCTACGATCCAGACAGCGGTGTCCTGGGCCAGATCACCTACCAGCTGCTACCGGAGAGCAT CCGTAAAATCTTCACGGTGAATGCCACGACCGGGGCAGTGCTGGTGGAGAATGGGAGCTTTCTGGACCGGGAGACTCGCTCCATCTACTACGCCAACCTCCAGGCCAAGGATGGAGGCAACCTGGTGGGCACCACCGTGCTGGAGATCACCGTGCTGGATGAGAACGACATGACGCCCATCATCACCGGCTCCTACTTCATCTCAGTGCAAGAGGGGCAGCACGTCAGAACGCAGATCCAG GCCATTGACAACGATGAACCTGGCAACCGCAACAGCGAGTTGGGCTTCCAGATCTTGCCAGGACCATTCAGCAACAACTTCACCATCAACGTGACCACTGGTGAGATGCACAGCAAGGAGCCACTGGACCGCGAGGCCTTGGAAGATGAGCAGGGGCAGATGGTGGTGACAGTGGAGGTGTACGACCATGGTGTGCCACCACTCAACACCTCGGTGAACGTCACCATCACTGTGGGG GACGTGAATGACAACGCACCCATGTTCCTCAACCAGTCCTATGAATTCTCAGTCTTTGAAGACTCTCCAG GGTTCCTCGTGGGTGAGGTGGAGGCCACAGATGCTGACCGGACGGAGATGAACTTCCGCATTTCCTTCCTACTTCAGAGGGGCAGTGGCTCCAGCAACTTCTTGATCCGCTCTTCCTACCTGGGGCCAGGGCACTATGGTGGGCAGCTGTCCGTGGACCCCGACATGTCCCTGGACTATGACACCCTGCAGCAGAAGTTCTTCTCCTTGGTGGTGCTGGCAGAGAACACAGCCGCGGACAACATGGGGGACACTGCCAGTGTCTCAGTGGTGGTCCACATCCTAGACATCAACGATGAGCCCCCCACTGTCCTGCCAGCCTCACTGCAGGACATCGATGTGAGTGAGAACGGCACACAGCAGGGTCTGCTCCACACACTGATCGCCTCTGACCCAGACACCAACCACTCGCTGGTCTTTGAGGAGCTGGCGGTCGCCTGCTTCAAGGGGACGAGCAGCGCTGGGGAGGTGTGCTGGGACTGGTTTGTGCTGGCACCCAACGGCTCAGTGCTGGTGAACAGCTTGGACATTGACTATGAGCTGTGTGACACGGTGGTGCTCACGCTGCGGGCTGAAGACCTGTACACCGAGAAAGGCAACCGCTACAGCCGGAATG AAACCCTGAGGATCCTCATCACGGATGTGAATGACAACACACCGGTCTTCCTGCCCATCTTGGAGACCTTTG TGGTTGTCCCTGAAATCTCTCCTGTGGATCTGCAAGTAGCTACTGTGAAG GCCACGGATGCTGACTCTGAGCTGAACGGAGCCATCGTCTTCTCCATTATCAGTGTGGTGCTCGTGGAGGACAATGGGGTCAGCCGGCCCTTTGAGAACCTCTTCAAGGTGATAACAACGCTCAAGACGGACAGCTACGTCGGGAGCATCCA GGTGGCCAGCAACCTCGATAGCTCGCTGAAGGGACAGTACCAGGTGACGGTGGAGGCTCGGGACAGACAGCCACCAGAACACACAGCACAGACCGTGCTGAAC ATCTTTGCGGTGGATCAGAGCTACCGCATTCGCCTCCAGTTCGTGACAACAGTGGATGAAGTCCAGAGTAACTCCGAAAATATCAAAGC GGCCCTGACCACCGTGACCAAGGCAGGGGTCTATGTGGTGGCCATCCAGCGCGTGGAGGACACCCGTGCCTCTCA GGTGGAAGCCAAGTCGGTGATGGAGGCGTACTTCGTCTACAGCAATGGCACTGCCCTGGACGTCAACCAGCTGAGTGT GCTCATACAGTCTGACCCGCTGGTCCTGGCTGAGCTGGTGAACCTGGGCCTGGCCGTCATC GGCCCCGGGGAGGTGACAAAGCCCACCAGGGAGACAGAGCTGATCGGCATCATCGCTGGGCTGGCAGCGTTCCTGCTCATCTTCATCCTCATCATGACGCTGGTCTTGGTTCTCACCACCAGAAG CTACAAGAGGAAACTGAGTGCGATGAAGGCTCTCAAGGTGGCCACAACATTCAGCCCTGCCACAgtgcagcagggagctggcatCCCCGGGACCAACCAGTACAATACAGAGGG GGCCAACCCCATGCTGAACGTCTCGCTCGATCCCTCCCATGACCTGGGCTTCCACGAGGACTCCAACTCCGTGGGCAG CATGAATTCCCTGGATGAAAACGCAGTAAATGCACCTGGGGATGATGACCTCAATGAAAAG cagggcaaAGTGCAGCTGACAGACCCCACCGATGAGGAGGTGCTGGTGGCCGCCCTGAACTTGAAGGAGCCCACCAAAACAGCGTACATCAACAACACCTTCACCACCACAGACTTGTGA
- the CDHR2 gene encoding cadherin-related family member 2 isoform X2: MAWRSLVLLPFLLATVSGNTAPFFNMTFVYVPEDLGLGEHAFQLTAIDIDGDPLTYSISGSDAFYFSVNAQTGNVTLKNSLDRELQPKLTIIVGVSDGINAEVSRKLTIIVEDRNDNAPVFQGLPYEASIPENLTLKSIIYTVFANDSDTGNAAKVSYSIEEVIPDSMKNRWLFYIQPNGDVVLNGSLDYAKNTFYQLKILAKDGGGMLHNMLTFQQSSTYLTLIILDVPNLDPRFLNEPYSGSVPENCPLGTTVLTITAMDRDTGVNDEISYSITNVSVPFAINAETGTITVSGTLDREQLPSEEVLLEIMAREKHLDIHNKVAQASTLVTVTVTDVNDNKPQFYDCSLPSCNFSTSAQNNFRGNIIEHSSSRLPVSNLSIVAHDPDKGINSNYELHLQGLNASAFTVSPTRIVGTGEVQLLVQDPSSVDYEISHVMMVQIIANDTGNPKDCCSTATVTIDLIDSNDHIPEFPQSTYNLSVMENSPAGTIISPNITAYDPDSGVLGQITYQLLPESIRKIFTVNATTGAVLVENGSFLDRETRSIYYANLQAKDGGNLVGTTVLEITVLDENDMTPIITGSYFISVQEGQHVRTQIQAIDNDEPGNRNSELGFQILPGPFSNNFTINVTTGEMHSKEPLDREALEDEQGQMVVTVEVYDHGVPPLNTSVNVTITVGDVNDNAPMFLNQSYEFSVFEDSPGFLVGEVEATDADRTEMNFRISFLLQRGSGSSNFLIRSSYLGPGHYGGQLSVDPDMSLDYDTLQQKFFSLVVLAENTAADNMGDTASVSVVVHILDINDEPPTVLPASLQDIDVSENGTQQGLLHTLIASDPDTNHSLVFEELAVACFKGTSSAGEVCWDWFVLAPNGSVLVNSLDIDYELCDTVVLTLRAEDLYTEKGNRYSRNETLRILITDVNDNTPVFLPILETFVVVPEISPVDLQVATVKATDADSELNGAIVFSIISVVLVEDNGVSRPFENLFKVITTLKTDSYVGSIQVASNLDSSLKGQYQVTVEARDRQPPEHTAQTVLNIFAVDQSYRIRLQFVTTVDEVQSNSENIKAALTTVTKAGVYVVAIQRVEDTRASQVEAKSVMEAYFVYSNGTALDVNQLSAHTV, translated from the exons GTCTCCAGAAAACTCACGATCATCGTGGAAGATCGTAACGACAACGCCCCAGTCTTCCAGGGCCTGCCGTACGAAGCCTCCATCCCTGAG AACTTGACACTCAAAAGCATCATCTACACCGTGTTTGCCAACGACAGCGACACCGGGAACGCTGCCAAAGTCAGCTACAGCATCGAGGAG gTGATCCCAGACAGCATGAAGAATCGCTGGCTCTTCTACATCCAGCCCAACGGGGACGTGGTGCTCAATGGCTCACTGGACTATGCCAAGAACACCTTCTACCAGCTTAAGATCCTTGCCAAG gatGGTGGGGGGATGCTGCACAACATGTTGACCTTCCAGCAGAGTTCAACCTACCTGACCCTGATCATCCTTGATGTGCCCAACCTGGACCCACGGTTCCTCAATGAGCCCTACTCTGGCTCTGTGCCCGAGAACTGTCCCCTG GGCACCACTGTGCTGACCATCACCGCCATGGACAGAGACACAGGGGTGAATGACGAAATCTCCTACAGCATCACCA ATGTCAGCGTCCCCTTTGCTATCAATGCTGAGACGGGCACCATCACTGTGAGTGGGACCCTGGACCGTGAGCAGCTGCCAAGTGAGGAGGTGCTGCTGGAAATCATG GCACGTGAGAAGCACCTGGACATCCACAACAAGGTGGCCCAGGCTAGCACCCTGGTGACAGTCACAGTGACTGATGTCAATGACAACAAGCCCCAGTTCTACGactgctccctccccagctgcaacTTCTCCACCAGTGCCCAGAACAACTTCAGGGGCAACATCATAGAGCACTCCTCCTCCAGACTGCCCGTGTCCAACCTCAGCATCGTTGCCCACGACCCGGACAAG GGCATCAACAGCAACTATGAGTTGCACCTGCAGGGTCTGAATGCCAGCGCCTTCACTGTCTCCCCCACAAGAATTGTGGGCACAGGGGAGGTCCAGCTCCTGGTGCAAGACCCATCCTCTGTGGACTACGAGATAAGCCATGTCATGATGGTGCAG ATCATTGCTAATGATACAGGAAACCCCAAGGACTGCTGCTCCACAGCCACCGTGACCATCGATCTCATTGACAGCAATGACCATATCCCCGAGTTCCCCCAGAGCACCTACAACCTGAGCGTGATGGAGAACAGCCCTGCTGGCACCATCATCTCCCCAAACATCACG GCCTACGATCCAGACAGCGGTGTCCTGGGCCAGATCACCTACCAGCTGCTACCGGAGAGCAT CCGTAAAATCTTCACGGTGAATGCCACGACCGGGGCAGTGCTGGTGGAGAATGGGAGCTTTCTGGACCGGGAGACTCGCTCCATCTACTACGCCAACCTCCAGGCCAAGGATGGAGGCAACCTGGTGGGCACCACCGTGCTGGAGATCACCGTGCTGGATGAGAACGACATGACGCCCATCATCACCGGCTCCTACTTCATCTCAGTGCAAGAGGGGCAGCACGTCAGAACGCAGATCCAG GCCATTGACAACGATGAACCTGGCAACCGCAACAGCGAGTTGGGCTTCCAGATCTTGCCAGGACCATTCAGCAACAACTTCACCATCAACGTGACCACTGGTGAGATGCACAGCAAGGAGCCACTGGACCGCGAGGCCTTGGAAGATGAGCAGGGGCAGATGGTGGTGACAGTGGAGGTGTACGACCATGGTGTGCCACCACTCAACACCTCGGTGAACGTCACCATCACTGTGGGG GACGTGAATGACAACGCACCCATGTTCCTCAACCAGTCCTATGAATTCTCAGTCTTTGAAGACTCTCCAG GGTTCCTCGTGGGTGAGGTGGAGGCCACAGATGCTGACCGGACGGAGATGAACTTCCGCATTTCCTTCCTACTTCAGAGGGGCAGTGGCTCCAGCAACTTCTTGATCCGCTCTTCCTACCTGGGGCCAGGGCACTATGGTGGGCAGCTGTCCGTGGACCCCGACATGTCCCTGGACTATGACACCCTGCAGCAGAAGTTCTTCTCCTTGGTGGTGCTGGCAGAGAACACAGCCGCGGACAACATGGGGGACACTGCCAGTGTCTCAGTGGTGGTCCACATCCTAGACATCAACGATGAGCCCCCCACTGTCCTGCCAGCCTCACTGCAGGACATCGATGTGAGTGAGAACGGCACACAGCAGGGTCTGCTCCACACACTGATCGCCTCTGACCCAGACACCAACCACTCGCTGGTCTTTGAGGAGCTGGCGGTCGCCTGCTTCAAGGGGACGAGCAGCGCTGGGGAGGTGTGCTGGGACTGGTTTGTGCTGGCACCCAACGGCTCAGTGCTGGTGAACAGCTTGGACATTGACTATGAGCTGTGTGACACGGTGGTGCTCACGCTGCGGGCTGAAGACCTGTACACCGAGAAAGGCAACCGCTACAGCCGGAATG AAACCCTGAGGATCCTCATCACGGATGTGAATGACAACACACCGGTCTTCCTGCCCATCTTGGAGACCTTTG TGGTTGTCCCTGAAATCTCTCCTGTGGATCTGCAAGTAGCTACTGTGAAG GCCACGGATGCTGACTCTGAGCTGAACGGAGCCATCGTCTTCTCCATTATCAGTGTGGTGCTCGTGGAGGACAATGGGGTCAGCCGGCCCTTTGAGAACCTCTTCAAGGTGATAACAACGCTCAAGACGGACAGCTACGTCGGGAGCATCCA GGTGGCCAGCAACCTCGATAGCTCGCTGAAGGGACAGTACCAGGTGACGGTGGAGGCTCGGGACAGACAGCCACCAGAACACACAGCACAGACCGTGCTGAAC ATCTTTGCGGTGGATCAGAGCTACCGCATTCGCCTCCAGTTCGTGACAACAGTGGATGAAGTCCAGAGTAACTCCGAAAATATCAAAGC GGCCCTGACCACCGTGACCAAGGCAGGGGTCTATGTGGTGGCCATCCAGCGCGTGGAGGACACCCGTGCCTCTCA GGTGGAAGCCAAGTCGGTGATGGAGGCGTACTTCGTCTACAGCAATGGCACTGCCCTGGACGTCAACCAGCTGAGT GCTCATACAGTCTGA